Proteins encoded together in one Falco peregrinus isolate bFalPer1 chromosome 2, bFalPer1.pri, whole genome shotgun sequence window:
- the HAUS3 gene encoding HAUS augmin-like complex subunit 3, translated as MSCGNDFVKTLKKIGYPKADELNGDDFDWLFESLESRLFLEWFCGNVNEQYVVSEKELQDFDNLLESGKPILEGSALDEALRTLKPIDSKDSSQEEEEEELKKLEDELQTLQKLKNLQIHRHNKLQMMISANSHVLETLTSKEKEVHKDLKEGLEAFNAANSKLNNELISLMDAAKKLASFFTASYSEQGSDLHPVFFSQLSLDKYLSREEQSTAALASYLGKSGGLCMSEWVENSHEGSFQLVDTSKQVACDDSNEVCEESQEIARLQTAYICAQHQLIRMQSEEESVSSAIKCAENMLQSLNKDVGKQENFAARISSFNDEISRIKQDITRISNEELVPLVKENAQLLITPVVKGYLDHQIAQQGCYASRQDEICRHLVRQKASFELIELAYEMELKKHKEICCQVESLVESLKQSSNELQQRLHLITEPTQHAKPRNTISSKDGFSCRLYQLLEGENKKQQLFKTYESLEQMAQKLKQDCATVQDQLAASSQEQSLLLSRLKSDVETLHGALYHGENQIQFGSRELTEQFNQLEVDLNKLSQLLVDLTANVKSKRNFLESNKLHQMERDLYMYFFKDEDYLKELVEKLEQQSKAKASGLDDEFHHQWSS; from the exons ATGAGCTGTGGAAATGATTTTGTGAAAACTCTTAAGAAAATTGGATATCCAAAAGCTGATGAGCTTAATGGAGATGATTTTGACTGGCTGTTTGAGTCTTTGGAAAGCAGGTTGTTTCTGGAGTGGTTTTGTGGAAATGTAAATGAGCAGTATGTGGTATCTGAAAAAGAACTGCAAGATTTTGATAATCTTCTTGAGTCTGGCAAGCCCATTTTGGAAGGAAGTGCGCTGGATGAAGCCCTTAGAACCCTGAAGCCCATAGATTCAAAGGACAGTAGtcaagaggaagaggaggaggaactgaAGAAATTGGAGGATGAGcttcaaactcttcagaagttaaaaaaccTTCAAATACATCGGCATAATAAGCTCCAAATGATGATTTCTGCAAACAGCCATGTGTTAGAAACATTaacaagcaaagagaaagaagtaCATAAAGATTTGAAAGAGGGACTGGAAGCGTTTAATGCAGCAAATAGTAAGCTTAATAATGAACTGATCTCTCTTATGGACGCGGCTAAGAAACTAGCTTCCTTCTTCACAGCTTCATATTCAGAACAAGGGTCAGATCTGCAtccagtgtttttttcccaactttCTTTGGACAAGTATTTGTCTCGGGAAGAACAAAGCACTGCAGCACTTGCCTCGTACCTTGGTAAGAGTGGTGGTTTATGTATGTCTGAATGGGTTGAAAATTCACATGAAGGCAGCTTTCAGCTTGTAGATACAAGCAAACAAGTGGCTTGTGATGACAGTAATGAAGTTTGTGAAGAGAGTCAAGAGATTGCCAGGCTACAGACAGCATATATTTGTGCTCAACATCAGCTAATTCGGATGCAGTCTGAAGAGGAGAGTGTGAGTTCAGCTATAAAATGTGCAGAGAACATGCTGCAGTCCTTAAACAAG GATgttggaaagcaagaaaactttGCAGCCAGAATATCTAGTTTCAATGATGAAATTTCAAGAATTAAACAAGATATAACTCGGATAAGCAATGAAGAGCTGGTTCCCCTTGTGAAAGAGAATGCACAACTTCTGATCACACCAGTGGTGAAAGGATACTTGGATCATCAGATTGCTCAGCAGGGCTGTTATGCATCAAGACAAGATGAAATATGCAGGCATTTGGTAAGACAGAAAGCATCATTTGAACTTATTGAGCTAGCCTATGAAATGGAGTTGAAGAAACATAAAGAGATTTGCTGTCAAGTTGAGAGTTTGGTAGAATCTCTGAAACAGAGCAGTAATGAGTTGCAGCAGAGACTACATCTGATAACTGAGCCAACTCAACACGCAAAGCCAAGAAACACTATTAGTTCAAAGGATGGTTTCTCTTGCAG GCTGTATCAGCttctggaaggagaaaataaaaaacagcaaTTGTTTAAGACGTATGAAAGCCTGGAGCAGATGGCTCAGAAGTTAAAGCAGGACTGTGCTACAGTACAAGATCAGCTAGCAGCATCTTCTCAAGAACAGTCTCTTCTTTTGTCCAGACTAAAAAGTGATGTAGAAACCCTTCATGGTGCTCTGTATCATGGAGAAAATCAGATACAATTCGGTAGTCGG GAACTTACTGAGCAGTTTAATCAACTGGAAGTTGATTTAAATAAACTAAGTCAACTCCTTGTGGATCTGACGGCCAATGTGAAGTCAAAGAGAAACTTTTTGGAGTCCAATAAGCTGCAtcagatggagagagacttgtatatgtattttttcaaagatgAAGACTACTTGAAGGAACTGGTGGAGAAGCTTGAGCAGCAGTCTAAGGCTAAAGCCAGTGGTCTCGACGATGAGTTTCACCACCAGTGGAGTTCTTAA